One region of Monomorium pharaonis isolate MP-MQ-018 chromosome 11, ASM1337386v2, whole genome shotgun sequence genomic DNA includes:
- the LOC118647902 gene encoding uncharacterized protein LOC118647902, with translation MAEEIRILVQKRSVIKAKLTRFRTYLDSYTVRPDIQQLRERLAKVRELWDKFDDIQTDIELLKPDGEFEERSEFEQYYFELVSKAEQHCVSSTVTRPTSNDNIDTNVRRSERTVKLPTLNLPNFYGDYNAWLCFYDNFKSTIHDNSDLKPVQKLQYLKSCLKGDAAQIIESLATSAENYEIAWNLVVERFDNKRIIIQNHVRSLFELPNVAKESLTGLRALMDGALRHLQALKTLGLQTEHWDAMLIQLIIFKVDRNTHKEWERSIDGTEMPSLEDLWKFLKNKCYVLENVDAGFASQSKVSGRLPLMRDARNSNVRQSQNCMTVQERQQCPICNGSHNVYKCEQLLRANCDKRISLVKTAHLCFNCLRPNHSANFCRFRPCSKCRRRHNDLLHRSEIRAISNSEEKHENDIASQKSLQAVVASHVLLSTALVKIFDKFGNAYNCRILLDSGLQSNFIVNSLVERLKLTKLKINVPVSGFGQALTHIEHAVDVEIQSSDGRLNLNLTFLAIDEITEYLPAKYIDKSKLEIPRNIRLADPEFCKSSRIDALIGAETFFHLLCVGQIRLSGGSIVLQKTKFGWIIRGRIYDRVQDDKETVCNISIDKTSLQVAKFWEIEELSDIKHLSEEERNCKAHFRKFTVRDKEGRYCVRLPFKGNVNKLGDSYKMAEKRLFSMERRLLSNEAQRAEYSRFLREYCELGHMIEVTNCNAEKLTDGYFLPHHAVLKTDSLTTKLRVVFDASARSTTGVALNDVLMSGPVLQEDVFSIVTRFCSYSYVLTADIEKMFRQVRLHQEDTKYQRILWRENPMESIRMYGLQTVTYVTRPGNYLAVRCLHQLAMDEEDDFSLASEVLKRDFYVDDLLTGADNYEKALQIRNELIQLLRRGGFHLRQWASNTSSLIDDLGERSDIEYLCLGGEDSVKTLGIQWRCKDNTIIYIMNTRINGNERLTKRTLLSQIAAIFDPLGLLGPIIVKAKIVMQLLWQLKLEWDETVPMDIFTLWNEYKTQLNSINGFSFPRRIMLGDSDLQLHGFCDASEKAFGACIYLRSISQTGNRMVRLVCAKSRVAPLKKVSLPRLELCAAVLLANLYKVTSGSLKRDFRNIHFWSDSTIAIHWIHSSPHRLKTFVANRVAQIQTTTEKSYWRYVPSQQNPADPLSRGQMPEAFAQNQL, from the coding sequence ATGGCTGAAGAAATCAGGATTCTTGTACAAAAGCGATCAGTCATCAAGGCTAAATTAACAAGATTTAGGACATATCTCGATTCGTATACAGTTAGACCCGATATACAGCAGTTGAGAGAGCGTTTAGCCAAGGTCAGAGAATTATGGGATAAGTTCGATGACATACAGACGGATATAGAGCTACTTAAGCCTGACGGTGAGTTTGAGGAAAGAAGTGAGTTCGAGCAATACTATTTTGAACTTGTATCCAAGGCCGAACAACATTGTGTTTCGTCGACTGTTACACGACCGACAAGCAATGATAATATAGATACGAACGTACGTAGATCGGAACGCACCGTAAAGTTACCGACGCTTAATCTGCCTAATTTTTATGGTGACTATAACGCGTGGTTATGCttctatgataattttaaatcaactATACATGACAATTCTGATCTTAAGCCTGTGCAGAAACTACAATATTTGAAATCGTGTTTGAAGGGCGATGCTGCACAAATCATAGAGTCACTCGCGACATCAGCCGAAAATTACGAGATTGCTTGGAATCTGGTCGTGGAACGGTTCGACAATAAGCGTATAATAATACAGAATCATGTAAGGTCTTTATTTGAATTACCAAACGTAGCCAAGGAGTCCTTGACAGGTTTGCGAGCGTTAATGGACGGTGCGTTGAGGCACTTGCAAGCACTCAAAACTTTGGGTTTGCAGACCGAACATTGGGATGCGATGCTGATccagttaataatttttaaggtaGACAGAAATACGCACAAGGAGTGGGAGCGTTCAATTGATGGAACTGAAATGCCCTCCTTGGAGGATTTatggaaatttttaaagaacaaaTGCTATGTACTAGAAAATGTCGACGCTGGATTTGCATCGCAGTCCAAGGTTAGTGGAAGACTGCCATTGATGCGGGATGCAAGAAATAGTAATGTTAGACAATCGCAAAATTGCATGACCGTCCAGGAGAGGCAGCAGTGCCCGATATGTAATGGATCGCATAATGTATATAAGTGTGAGCAATTGTTGCGTGCAAATTGTGACAAAAGAATATCATTAGTAAAAACAGCgcatttatgctttaattGTTTGCGTCCTAATCATTCGGCGAACTTCTGTAGATTTAGACCTTGCTCAAAGTGCAGACGCCGTCATAATGATTTGTTACATCGCAGTGAAATTCGAGCGATTTCGAACTCAGAAGAGAAACATGAAAACGATATTGCATCACAAAAGAGCCTGCAGGCGGTAGTTGCTTCACACGTACTTTTATCTACTgcattagtaaaaatatttgacaagTTTGGCAATGCGTAtaattgtagaattttattgGACTCTGGTTTgcaatctaattttattgtaaattcttTAGTAGAGAGACTAAAACTgacaaaactaaaaattaatgtgccGGTGTCGGGGTTTGGTCAAGCTCTTACGCATATTGAGCATGCAGTAGATGTAGAGATACAGTCTAGCGATGGTcgtcttaatttaaatttgactttCCTCGCGATAGATGAGATAACGGAATATTTGCCAGCCAAGTATATTGATAAAAGCAAACTAGAGATACCGCGTAACATAAGGCTAGCTGATCctgaattttgtaaatcatCGAGAATAGATGCGCTTATTGGAGCAGAGACTTTCTTTCATCTGTTGTGCGTGGGGCAAATAAGGCTCAGCGGAGGCTCTATCGTATTGCAGAAAACTAAATTTGGTTGGATTATTAGAGGTAGAATTTATGATAGAGTACAAGACGATAAAGAAACGGTTTGTAATATATCGATTGATAAGACGTCATTACAAGTAGCTAAATTTTGGGAGATAGAGGAATTAagtgatattaaacatttatcagaggAAGAAAGGAACTGCAAAGCGCATTTCAGAAAGTTTACTGTTAGAGATAAAGAGGGTAGATATTGTGTCAGATTACCCTTTAAAggaaatgtaaataaattaggTGATTCGTATAAAATGGCGGAGAAAAGATTATTCTCGATGGAGCGACGATTATTGTCAAACGAAGCTCAGCGTGCGGAATATTCACGTTTTTTACGCGAGTATTGTGAATTGGGACACATGATTGAGGTAACGAATTGTAATGCAGAGAAGTTGACAGATGGTTATTTCTTGCCTCATCATGCTGTACTAAAAACTGATAGTCTTACGACAAAATTGAGAGTAGTGTTTGACGCTTCAGCCAGGTCAACCACTGGCGTTGCTTTAAACGACGTGCTTATGTCGGGTCCGGTATTGCAGGAGGATGTATTCTCTATTGTCACGCGATTTTGTTCATATTCATATGTATTAACTGCGGACATCGAAAAGATGTTTCGACAGGTGCGTCTTCATCAGGAAGATACCAAATATCAAAGGATATTATGGCGAGAGAATCCTATGGAATCGATCAGGATGTATGGTCTTCAAACTGTAACCTACGTCACGAGACCGGGAAATTACCTAGCAGTTAGATGTCTACATCAATTGGCAATGGATGAAGAAGATGATTTTTCTCTAGCATCGGAAGTTTTGAAGAGAGATTTCTATGTGGATGACCTTCTCACGGGAGCAGATAATTACGAGAAGGCCTTGCAAATTCGTAACGAATTGATTCAACTGCTTCGTAGAGGTGGATTTCATCTGAGGCAGTGGGCTTCAAATACTAGCAGCTTGATTGATGATCTTGGTGAGCGATCGGACATTGAATATCTTTGTTTGGGAGGTGAAGACAGCGTTAAAACCTTAGGCATACAGTGGAGATGCAAGGACAATaccattatatatatcatgAACACTCGAATAAATGGTAACGAGCGCCTCACTAAGCGAACATTGCTATCACAGATCGCGGCAATCTTTGATCCACTTGGACTGTTGGGACCAATCATTGTTAAGGCCAAGATTGTTATGCAACTGCTCTGGCAGCTGAAGCTTGAATGGGATGAGACAGTGCCCAtggatatatttacattatggaACGAATATAAGACACAACTTAATTCCATAAATGGTTTTAGTTTTCCGAGAAGAATAATGCTTGGTGATTCCGACCTACAATTACATGGATTCTGCGATGCAAGTGAGAAGGCCTTTGGCGCATGCATATATCTGCGTTCAATCAGTCAAACGGGAAATCGAATGGTGAGGCTAGTGTGTGCCAAATCTAGAGTGGCTCCCTTAAAAAAGGTCTCTCTGCCGAGGTTGGAGTTGTGTGCCGCAGTCTTACTCGCTAATTTATATAAGGTTACCAGTGGCTCACTGAAACGAGATTTCAGGAATATACATTTTTGGTCGGATTCCACCATTGCGATTCATTGGATACATTCATCGCCTCACAGACTAAAGACGTTTGTGGCAAATAGAGTAGCACAAATACAGACTACTACGGAGAAGTCATATTGGAGGTATGTTCCATCTCAACAAAATCCTGCTGATCCATTGTCACGTGGACAAATGCCTGAAGCATTTGCGCAGAACCAACTGTGA